The proteins below are encoded in one region of Berryella intestinalis:
- a CDS encoding 4Fe-4S binding protein: MKRIAPTSTRSKRSPKHLFILRIVTISCLTIGITIIAFAFNFDIGTLCGYCPVGLSQIAAASRTVPPLLIYSLAAFVGIALLFGRFLCSWLCPTNLLPFKPKGSKAGVPRSHTANDPAGKADSKSLLAVSSPKRAAILVLGTIAASFVVGFPVFCLFCPIGLIFGFAYATVKSLTAYTPTWDLLVFPAILFAEFKLFRRWCSLVCPIGALASLIGRFSPIRFAPSKRASTCKSAQGCRACENTCPSGISALDTGLRNDEDCSLCLNCLGSCPHNAFRKPEPVSKREKDTRISRLGDR; this comes from the coding sequence ATGAAACGGATAGCCCCCACCTCGACGCGATCCAAGAGGTCACCGAAGCACCTGTTCATCCTGCGTATCGTCACGATATCGTGCCTGACCATCGGCATAACGATCATCGCCTTCGCGTTCAATTTCGACATAGGGACGCTATGTGGATATTGCCCAGTCGGGCTTTCGCAGATAGCCGCCGCATCGCGCACTGTACCGCCCCTGCTCATATATTCGTTGGCAGCGTTCGTCGGAATCGCCCTTCTCTTCGGGCGGTTCTTGTGTTCGTGGCTGTGCCCGACCAATTTGCTCCCCTTCAAACCAAAGGGGAGCAAGGCAGGCGTTCCTCGATCGCACACGGCAAACGACCCCGCAGGAAAGGCGGACTCTAAGAGCTTGCTGGCGGTCAGCAGCCCTAAACGGGCCGCCATTCTCGTCCTTGGAACCATCGCCGCCTCGTTTGTCGTCGGCTTTCCTGTGTTTTGCCTATTCTGTCCGATAGGTTTGATCTTCGGCTTCGCATACGCGACTGTGAAGTCGCTCACGGCCTATACCCCCACCTGGGACCTGCTGGTCTTTCCTGCAATTCTGTTCGCCGAATTCAAACTGTTCAGACGCTGGTGCAGCCTGGTGTGCCCGATAGGAGCGCTCGCGAGTCTGATCGGCCGTTTCAGCCCCATACGTTTCGCCCCATCGAAAAGAGCTTCGACCTGCAAATCGGCTCAGGGCTGTCGAGCCTGCGAAAACACCTGCCCTAGCGGCATATCCGCTCTCGATACGGGACTCAGAAACGACGAGGACTGCAGCCTGTGCCTGAACTGCCTGGGAAGCTGCCCCCACAACGCATTTCGAAAACCAGAGCCGGTATCAAAACGCGAGAAGGACACGCGGATCTCGCGGCTCGGTGATCGATAA
- the nusG gene encoding transcription termination/antitermination protein NusG codes for MAKKWYVLHTYSGYENKVKQTLLQRVELMGLENNVFAIEIPTEMVTEIKEGGRRVETERKIFPGYVLVRMELDSRSWAAVRNTPGVTGFVGSQGNPEPLTRAEYNKIMGIGRNVPGAPKKTSTDIEEGQAVKVVSGPLAEFDGVVSEVHPDAGKVKVMVSIFGRETPVELSFDQVAKLD; via the coding sequence GTGGCTAAGAAATGGTACGTGCTCCATACGTATTCGGGATACGAGAACAAGGTCAAGCAGACGCTGCTTCAGCGCGTCGAGCTCATGGGGCTTGAGAACAACGTGTTCGCCATCGAGATCCCCACCGAAATGGTGACCGAGATCAAAGAGGGCGGCCGCCGCGTCGAGACCGAACGCAAGATCTTCCCGGGCTACGTGCTGGTTCGCATGGAGCTCGACTCGCGCAGCTGGGCCGCCGTGCGCAACACCCCCGGCGTCACCGGTTTCGTGGGAAGCCAGGGCAACCCCGAGCCGCTCACCCGCGCCGAGTACAACAAGATCATGGGCATCGGACGCAACGTCCCCGGCGCCCCGAAGAAGACCTCGACGGACATCGAGGAGGGGCAGGCGGTCAAGGTCGTCTCCGGTCCCCTCGCCGAGTTCGACGGCGTGGTGTCGGAAGTCCATCCCGACGCCGGCAAGGTCAAGGTTATGGTTTCTATCTTCGGTCGCGAGACCCCGGTGGAGCTTTCCTTCGACCAGGTTGCTAAACTGGACTAA
- a CDS encoding sodium/proline symporter, translating into MVENDFFVLLAMLLYFIVVLTIGFVYAKRSNSSASEYFIGGRGVGPWLTALSAEASDMSGWLLMGLPGVAYFTGASDALWTGLGLAIGTYLNWKFVAKRLRLYSERTDSITLPDFYSKRFGDRKNIISTVAAIIIVLFFSVYVGSCFVTVGKLFATLFGLDYATMMILGAIIVFLYTLVGGYLSVVVTDFVQGMLMFFALAVVVVGSIAWAGGIDNTVAFMQAIPGFLSGSQIAVPALDETGRQLVADGSPVFGPPAEYGFVTMISMLAWGLGYFGMPQVLVRFMSIRDAEEVRKSRIIATTWVVISMASAVIIGLVSRVILPTYFGTQAEAENAFIVLAQMMLPSFICGVVVSGIFAASMSSSSSYLLIASSSVAENMFRGVFKRDANDRQVLIVARFTLIVVFLFGILVAYDENSSIFSVVSYAWAGLGASFGPLTLTSLYWRRTTMQGALSGMVAGALSVLVWHNLVKPLGGVFGIYELLPAFVIALAVNVVVSLLTKPPTDEVQKQFDTYMQSGEGR; encoded by the coding sequence ATGGTTGAAAACGACTTCTTCGTGCTGCTCGCAATGCTTCTGTACTTTATCGTGGTGCTCACGATCGGGTTCGTGTATGCGAAGCGGTCGAACTCTTCGGCCTCCGAGTACTTCATCGGGGGGCGTGGCGTGGGCCCGTGGCTCACCGCGCTTTCGGCCGAGGCTTCCGACATGTCCGGTTGGCTGCTCATGGGCCTTCCCGGCGTCGCGTACTTCACCGGGGCCTCCGACGCGCTGTGGACCGGTTTGGGCCTTGCCATCGGCACGTACCTGAATTGGAAGTTCGTCGCCAAGCGTCTGCGCCTGTACTCCGAGCGCACCGATTCCATCACGCTTCCCGACTTCTACTCCAAGCGCTTCGGCGATCGGAAGAACATCATCTCGACCGTCGCCGCGATCATCATCGTGCTGTTCTTCAGCGTGTACGTGGGCAGCTGCTTCGTGACGGTGGGCAAGCTGTTCGCCACGCTGTTCGGCCTCGATTACGCCACGATGATGATCCTCGGGGCCATTATCGTGTTCCTCTACACCCTGGTGGGAGGCTACCTTTCGGTGGTGGTGACCGACTTCGTGCAGGGCATGCTGATGTTTTTCGCCCTCGCCGTCGTCGTGGTCGGCTCGATCGCCTGGGCGGGCGGCATCGACAACACCGTTGCCTTCATGCAGGCCATTCCGGGGTTCCTCAGCGGTTCGCAGATCGCGGTGCCCGCTCTTGACGAAACGGGCCGCCAGCTGGTCGCAGACGGCAGCCCGGTGTTCGGCCCCCCGGCCGAGTACGGTTTCGTCACCATGATCTCGATGCTCGCCTGGGGCCTGGGCTACTTCGGTATGCCCCAGGTGCTCGTGAGGTTCATGTCCATTCGGGACGCCGAGGAAGTGAGGAAGTCGCGCATCATCGCGACTACCTGGGTGGTTATCTCCATGGCCAGCGCGGTGATCATCGGGTTGGTCTCGCGCGTGATCCTTCCCACGTACTTCGGCACCCAGGCCGAGGCCGAAAACGCCTTCATCGTCCTTGCCCAGATGATGCTGCCGTCGTTCATCTGCGGCGTCGTGGTGTCGGGCATCTTCGCCGCTTCGATGTCGTCCTCTTCTTCGTACCTGCTCATCGCAAGCTCGTCGGTTGCGGAGAACATGTTCCGAGGCGTGTTCAAGCGCGACGCCAACGACCGCCAGGTCCTCATCGTGGCGCGCTTCACGCTGATCGTGGTGTTCCTGTTCGGCATTTTGGTGGCCTACGACGAGAATTCGTCCATCTTCTCGGTGGTGTCGTATGCGTGGGCCGGCCTGGGCGCTTCGTTCGGCCCGCTCACGCTCACCAGCCTCTACTGGCGTCGCACGACTATGCAGGGCGCTCTCAGCGGAATGGTGGCCGGCGCGCTGTCCGTCCTCGTGTGGCACAACCTCGTCAAGCCCCTCGGAGGCGTCTTCGGGATCTACGAGCTGCTTCCCGCGTTCGTCATCGCCTTGGCGGTGAATGTGGTGGTTTCGCTGCTCACCAAGCCGCCTACTGACGAAGTGCAAAAGCAGTTCGATACCTATATGCAGTCGGGGGAGGGGAGATAG
- a CDS encoding TorD/DmsD family molecular chaperone, which translates to MNGTESTSLAIDYRYRADIYLLLARAFSHEPDDAFRTALGSIGKESPLVVNRDSDGNLVQRAFDLINRSVSTDPSPSDLNADYVNIFLGFGKDLTGAFPYESYYRSGRKSLMEKPYDELLSILRKEGLTPTQIDLSPEDHVSTEFLLLAHFSNKVLAALERARRNENDGSDIQQTQDKSIESAQARYRDFLVTHPLQWVPQMCDEAFALARTDFYRGFSLLAKEVVIADATALGFSGPTCR; encoded by the coding sequence ATGAACGGCACCGAGAGCACGTCCCTTGCGATCGATTACCGATATAGAGCAGATATCTACCTGCTTCTCGCCCGAGCATTCAGCCACGAGCCGGACGATGCATTCAGGACGGCGCTAGGTTCGATCGGCAAAGAGAGCCCTTTGGTCGTCAACCGCGACTCCGACGGCAATCTTGTCCAACGGGCTTTCGACCTCATCAACCGCAGCGTCTCCACCGATCCTTCCCCAAGCGACCTGAACGCCGATTACGTGAACATCTTTCTTGGGTTCGGGAAAGATCTGACAGGGGCCTTTCCCTACGAATCGTATTATCGAAGTGGAAGAAAATCTCTGATGGAAAAACCCTATGACGAACTCTTGTCGATACTGCGCAAAGAAGGTCTCACACCGACTCAGATAGACCTCTCGCCCGAAGACCACGTCTCCACCGAGTTCTTACTGCTCGCGCATTTCTCAAACAAGGTTCTCGCGGCGCTCGAAAGAGCTCGACGAAACGAAAACGACGGATCTGACATCCAGCAGACTCAAGACAAAAGCATCGAATCGGCGCAGGCACGATACAGGGATTTTCTCGTCACTCATCCGCTACAATGGGTCCCGCAGATGTGCGACGAAGCGTTTGCGTTAGCCCGCACCGATTTCTACCGTGGGTTCTCCCTGCTCGCAAAGGAAGTCGTGATAGCCGACGCCACAGCGCTTGGGTTTTCCGGGCCAACGTGCCGCTGA
- the tuf gene encoding elongation factor Tu, which yields MAKEKFDRSKPHVNIGTIGHVDHGKTTLTAAISKTLSDNDGSHGTATADFTAFEDIDKAPEERERGITISIAHIEYQSDTRHYAHVDCPGHADYVKNMITGAAQMDGAILVIAATDGPMAQTREHILLARQVGVPYIVVFLNKCDMVDDEELIDLVEMETRELLSSYEFPGDDLPIIRGSALKALEGDAEWQGKIWELIDAVDEYIPTPERDTDKPFLMAVEDTMTITGRGTVATGRVERGVLHLNDPMEIVGIRETQSTVCTGIEMFRKLLDQAEAGDNIGCLMRGIKREDIVRGQVLCKPGSVTPHTEFKGQVYILTKEEGGRHTPFFTGYRPQFYFRTTDVTGVANLPEGTEMVMPGDNVEITAQLIHPIAMEQGLRFAIREGGRTVGSGQVTEIIK from the coding sequence ATGGCAAAGGAAAAGTTTGACCGTTCTAAGCCGCATGTAAACATCGGTACCATCGGTCACGTTGACCATGGCAAGACTACTCTGACGGCTGCTATCTCCAAGACCCTGTCCGACAACGACGGCTCTCACGGCACCGCAACCGCCGACTTCACCGCTTTCGAGGACATCGACAAGGCTCCCGAAGAGCGCGAGCGCGGCATCACCATCTCCATCGCTCACATCGAGTATCAGTCCGATACCCGCCACTATGCTCACGTTGACTGCCCCGGCCATGCCGACTACGTCAAGAACATGATCACCGGTGCTGCCCAGATGGACGGCGCTATCCTGGTTATCGCCGCTACCGACGGCCCCATGGCCCAGACCCGCGAGCACATCCTGCTCGCCCGTCAGGTCGGCGTTCCCTACATCGTCGTCTTCCTGAACAAGTGCGACATGGTCGACGACGAGGAGCTCATCGACCTCGTCGAGATGGAGACCCGCGAGCTGCTCTCCAGCTACGAGTTCCCCGGAGACGATCTGCCCATCATCCGCGGCTCCGCGCTGAAGGCCCTCGAGGGCGACGCCGAGTGGCAGGGCAAGATCTGGGAGCTCATCGACGCCGTTGACGAGTACATCCCGACTCCCGAGCGCGACACCGACAAGCCCTTCCTGATGGCTGTCGAGGACACCATGACCATCACCGGCCGCGGCACCGTTGCCACCGGTCGCGTCGAGCGCGGTGTTCTCCACCTCAACGACCCGATGGAGATCGTCGGCATCCGCGAGACCCAGAGCACGGTTTGCACCGGCATCGAGATGTTCCGCAAGCTGCTCGACCAGGCCGAGGCCGGCGACAACATCGGCTGCCTGATGCGCGGCATCAAGCGCGAGGACATCGTCCGCGGCCAGGTTCTCTGCAAGCCCGGTTCGGTTACCCCGCACACCGAGTTCAAGGGTCAGGTCTACATCCTCACCAAGGAGGAGGGCGGCCGTCACACCCCGTTCTTCACCGGCTATCGTCCTCAGTTCTACTTCCGCACCACCGACGTTACCGGCGTTGCGAACCTGCCTGAGGGCACCGAGATGGTCATGCCCGGCGACAACGTCGAGATCACCGCTCAGCTCATCCACCCGATCGCTATGGAGCAGGGTCTCCGCTTCGCTATCCGCGAGGGCGGCCGCACCGTTGGCTCTGGTCAGGTTACCGAGATCATCAAGTAG
- the secE gene encoding preprotein translocase subunit SecE: MAHKSKTQRAKASAARSAKKAERAEQSSVASSEPMAAAESTEAPKKGLFAKSEKKEAAAAQDKQTKAKKVEKETPKKSRFAFFKDVKAELKRVTWPSRQDVVQWSLVVVAALLFFGLYVGLLDNVIITPLLVAISGLGA, translated from the coding sequence ATGGCGCACAAATCGAAGACTCAGCGAGCGAAGGCATCCGCCGCCCGGTCCGCCAAGAAGGCAGAGCGGGCAGAGCAGAGCTCCGTCGCCTCTTCCGAGCCTATGGCTGCGGCAGAGAGCACCGAGGCACCCAAGAAGGGACTTTTCGCAAAGTCCGAGAAGAAAGAGGCCGCTGCTGCGCAGGATAAGCAGACGAAGGCCAAGAAGGTTGAGAAGGAGACTCCCAAGAAGTCTCGTTTTGCGTTTTTCAAGGACGTTAAAGCCGAGCTGAAGCGCGTCACGTGGCCTTCCCGCCAAGACGTCGTTCAGTGGAGCCTGGTCGTTGTGGCCGCGCTGCTGTTCTTCGGCCTGTACGTCGGCCTTCTCGACAACGTGATCATCACGCCGCTTCTGGTGGCGATTTCTGGGTTGGGGGCTTAG
- a CDS encoding 4Fe-4S dicluster domain-containing protein, which yields MANNKIVIDLDRCMGCDSCTVACMQENRVDLGRRYTKVLEVGPYGEFPHAQRYFLPVKCQHCLNAPCVRVCPTKASYKRGDGITLVDHTRCIGCQYCAMACPYGVRSYNHDTGVIEKCTLCSHLIDAGKTPACVDICPGHARLFGDLDDPSSEAAQAIASAGDGSVHHLADVGNKPGEAFILTRQAWRS from the coding sequence ATGGCCAACAACAAGATCGTCATCGACCTGGACCGCTGCATGGGGTGCGACTCCTGCACTGTGGCGTGTATGCAGGAGAACCGGGTCGATCTCGGAAGGCGCTACACCAAAGTGCTCGAGGTGGGTCCTTACGGAGAGTTCCCCCATGCGCAGCGATACTTCCTCCCCGTGAAATGTCAGCATTGCCTCAACGCACCCTGCGTACGCGTGTGCCCTACCAAGGCATCGTACAAACGCGGGGATGGAATCACCCTAGTCGACCATACTCGTTGCATCGGTTGCCAATACTGTGCTATGGCCTGCCCTTATGGGGTTCGGTCGTACAACCACGACACCGGCGTCATCGAAAAATGCACACTGTGCTCCCACCTGATCGACGCAGGCAAAACCCCTGCGTGCGTGGATATCTGTCCCGGCCATGCGCGATTATTCGGAGACCTCGACGATCCCTCCTCGGAAGCAGCGCAAGCTATCGCTTCCGCAGGTGACGGAAGCGTTCATCATCTCGCAGATGTGGGAAACAAACCCGGCGAGGCGTTTATTCTGACCCGACAGGCCTGGAGGAGCTAA
- a CDS encoding response regulator transcription factor: MRILVAEDDIQVLTAVTTALRREGYEVDGTGDGEEALYLATKEIYDLVILDIVMPSLSGLDVLHAIRERDFAVPAIFTTARDSIRDRVVGLGSGADDYLVKPYALSELVARVQALLRRTSGVQQNAHILRYGCLELNTRSHELDINGTAVHLTQKEFELFEYLLINNGRILTRDQIIERLWDCDTDLGYDILDVHMHNLRKKLRKAMPDAELIATVRGVGYLLKVESDAQ; this comes from the coding sequence GTGCGAATCCTTGTAGCCGAAGACGATATCCAGGTCCTAACCGCCGTGACGACTGCTCTACGACGCGAAGGATACGAGGTCGACGGGACGGGCGATGGCGAAGAGGCCCTTTACCTGGCAACAAAAGAGATATACGACCTGGTAATCCTCGACATCGTCATGCCGTCCCTTTCCGGACTCGACGTCCTGCACGCTATCAGAGAGCGCGATTTTGCCGTACCTGCCATATTCACCACCGCACGGGACAGCATTCGGGACCGCGTTGTAGGACTCGGTTCGGGAGCCGACGACTACTTGGTGAAACCCTATGCCCTTTCGGAACTCGTGGCCCGCGTCCAAGCGCTCCTCAGAAGAACGTCGGGCGTCCAGCAAAACGCCCACATCCTTCGATACGGCTGCCTCGAGCTCAATACGCGCTCCCATGAGCTCGACATCAACGGAACTGCCGTTCATTTGACCCAGAAGGAATTCGAACTGTTTGAGTATCTACTAATCAACAACGGCCGCATCCTTACACGCGACCAAATCATCGAACGGCTTTGGGACTGCGATACTGATCTGGGATACGATATTCTCGATGTCCACATGCACAACCTGAGAAAAAAGCTTCGGAAAGCGATGCCCGACGCCGAGCTCATCGCAACGGTCCGCGGAGTGGGTTATCTGCTCAAGGTAGAGTCGGATGCACAGTAG
- a CDS encoding molybdopterin-containing oxidoreductase family protein yields the protein MKSISRRSFAKSVASAGALAAVGNAISANWEPLEARAANDPKDADTRLVPSACRQCYGRCSLIGTVKNGKVTKVEGRPGTFSRGTLCSKAFSIPELINSPLRVRYPMKRVGERGEGKWERISWDEAWDIIIPKTKEIIEKHGAKSIVHNFGTGRDQFLIWSVSDVWTQIGSTATFGVGNICKIGGDFVQKKATIGSACQFTGWNPTDSKLIIWWARGLFAWGAYDWLYIKEAQEKGAKFLVIDPRESYAADKADLWIAPRPHSDTALVLAIINAMLSSKRFDQDFTREWTTAPFLVAQDGKRLLRESDLLDGGSADNLAYWDESLGTVGYWNVKELSWSTEDHVPALFGAYEIDGTSYKTALQVLADSTAQWTIAKTSEVTWVPEEKLEEMIELYLSSSPGSCFSRGQKTDFSDNTSANSQAFTIMMAIAGNYEVPGGNSVAQSNKKVAQPRFPITPLTPIAAEIADDPDKHSINPGRFYLYGNPGATSRTTTAALLTEEPWKMHMYWGQTADPIMSSADSHSIEKGLRDLDFIVHVSLLMDPATELSDVVLPAAHPNEVDRIEFAQSGHCYPANATVTIRQPFTDPQGEAKDDIDILLELARRMGIDYGGIDKYKIYDKALEKTGMTFEQFREATIVEPAPQPFKQHEKGLLRKDKRPGFQTSTGKVNVFSEELSKFGHGPLPSYREQVENPFSEPELANDYPYIVISGGRCHQFFHSEYHESPFMRDVHPYPLVELNPKTAADNDITEGDWVLIESKHGSCLQKAKITPGIDPRVIHLEHDFWYPEKGAADGLHGAHDSNPNALFSYENPQDPAIGTNCFGTMARIRKSPDGPPRGIAENPRDIQERFRATDQQISSFISKGAE from the coding sequence GTGAAATCGATTTCTCGAAGATCGTTCGCGAAATCCGTCGCCTCTGCAGGAGCGCTTGCCGCCGTTGGCAATGCGATCAGTGCGAATTGGGAGCCACTTGAAGCTCGGGCGGCGAATGACCCCAAGGATGCGGATACCCGACTGGTACCGAGCGCCTGTCGCCAGTGCTACGGTCGCTGCTCCCTCATTGGAACGGTGAAGAACGGAAAGGTGACCAAGGTCGAGGGACGACCGGGAACGTTTTCCCGCGGCACGCTGTGCTCGAAGGCGTTCAGCATTCCCGAGCTAATCAACAGCCCCCTGCGCGTGCGCTATCCCATGAAGCGGGTCGGCGAACGCGGCGAAGGAAAATGGGAGCGGATCAGCTGGGACGAAGCCTGGGATATCATCATTCCCAAAACAAAGGAGATCATCGAAAAGCACGGCGCCAAAAGCATCGTCCACAACTTCGGCACCGGACGAGACCAATTCCTCATCTGGTCGGTTTCCGACGTGTGGACCCAGATCGGCTCCACCGCTACTTTCGGCGTAGGAAACATCTGCAAAATCGGTGGCGACTTCGTTCAGAAAAAGGCAACCATCGGTTCGGCTTGCCAATTCACAGGGTGGAATCCCACCGATAGCAAACTCATCATATGGTGGGCGCGCGGCTTGTTCGCCTGGGGTGCTTACGATTGGCTCTACATCAAGGAAGCCCAGGAAAAGGGTGCCAAATTCCTCGTCATCGACCCTCGTGAATCCTACGCGGCCGACAAAGCCGACCTGTGGATCGCGCCACGCCCCCACAGCGATACGGCGCTCGTTTTGGCCATCATCAACGCAATGCTCTCCTCGAAGCGCTTCGATCAGGACTTCACCAGGGAGTGGACGACAGCTCCTTTCTTGGTCGCTCAGGACGGGAAAAGGCTTCTGCGTGAAAGCGATCTGCTCGACGGAGGATCGGCAGACAATCTAGCCTATTGGGATGAATCCCTGGGTACCGTCGGATACTGGAACGTCAAGGAGCTTTCGTGGTCGACCGAAGACCATGTTCCCGCACTGTTCGGCGCATACGAGATCGATGGAACCTCGTATAAAACCGCCTTGCAGGTACTGGCCGACTCGACAGCTCAGTGGACGATCGCCAAAACCTCGGAAGTCACCTGGGTACCCGAGGAAAAACTGGAAGAAATGATCGAGCTCTATCTTTCCTCGAGCCCTGGGTCGTGCTTCAGTCGCGGTCAGAAAACCGACTTTTCCGACAACACGTCGGCAAATTCCCAAGCATTCACTATCATGATGGCCATAGCCGGAAACTACGAAGTACCCGGTGGCAACAGCGTCGCCCAGAGCAACAAAAAAGTTGCCCAACCGCGTTTCCCCATCACGCCCCTAACCCCGATCGCCGCAGAAATAGCAGACGACCCCGACAAACACAGCATCAACCCAGGCAGGTTCTACCTGTACGGCAACCCGGGGGCAACCTCGAGAACCACCACCGCCGCCCTGCTGACCGAAGAGCCCTGGAAGATGCATATGTACTGGGGGCAAACCGCCGATCCCATCATGAGTTCGGCTGACTCCCATAGCATCGAAAAAGGGCTGAGAGACCTTGACTTCATCGTCCACGTCTCTTTGCTGATGGATCCAGCCACCGAGCTTTCAGACGTGGTGCTTCCCGCCGCACACCCCAACGAAGTTGACCGAATCGAATTCGCCCAGTCGGGACATTGTTATCCAGCAAATGCCACCGTCACCATCCGCCAACCGTTCACCGACCCTCAAGGAGAAGCGAAAGACGACATTGATATCTTGCTCGAACTGGCCCGACGCATGGGAATCGACTACGGAGGAATCGACAAGTACAAAATATACGACAAGGCACTCGAGAAGACGGGGATGACCTTCGAGCAGTTCCGCGAAGCAACCATCGTCGAACCTGCGCCGCAACCGTTCAAACAGCACGAGAAAGGCCTGCTGCGCAAGGATAAGCGTCCCGGATTCCAAACCTCTACCGGTAAAGTGAACGTGTTTTCAGAGGAGCTGTCGAAGTTCGGGCACGGGCCTCTCCCCTCATATCGGGAGCAGGTGGAAAACCCCTTCAGCGAGCCCGAACTCGCAAACGACTATCCCTACATCGTGATATCGGGCGGTCGATGCCACCAGTTCTTCCATTCCGAATACCATGAGTCTCCCTTCATGCGCGACGTGCATCCCTATCCGCTCGTCGAGCTCAATCCAAAAACTGCCGCCGACAACGACATCACCGAGGGAGATTGGGTGCTGATAGAGAGCAAACACGGGTCATGCCTGCAGAAAGCAAAGATCACTCCGGGGATCGACCCTCGCGTTATCCATCTTGAGCACGACTTCTGGTATCCCGAAAAAGGAGCGGCCGACGGACTGCACGGCGCTCATGATTCCAATCCCAATGCACTGTTCTCCTACGAAAACCCGCAGGATCCCGCCATCGGAACGAACTGCTTCGGAACTATGGCCCGCATCCGCAAATCACCCGATGGGCCTCCTCGAGGAATTGCAGAGAATCCGCGGGATATCCAGGAAAGGTTCAGAGCAACCGACCAGCAGATCAGCTCGTTTATCTCGAAAGGAGCGGAATAG
- the rpmG gene encoding 50S ribosomal protein L33: MRTLVTLACTECKRRNYTTNKNKQTTPDRLEMKKYCKWCGKHTLHRETR, encoded by the coding sequence ATGCGTACCTTGGTCACCTTGGCATGCACCGAGTGCAAGCGCCGCAACTACACGACCAACAAAAACAAGCAGACCACTCCTGATCGTCTCGAGATGAAGAAGTACTGTAAGTGGTGCGGTAAGCACACGTTGCATCGCGAGACTCGATAG
- a CDS encoding DmsC/YnfH family molybdoenzyme membrane anchor subunit: METQWSLLLFAVFGGMGMGILTYVSIHVLARMESTLNDKGVIASLALLFVGGACSSSHMGHPDKALYVLSNLESGISQELIATAIATCASLALLYTLKKKGSSESTRRIVASFALVTSLALPAIMGHAYLMEARPALNTWALPFLFLCNALAMGASAAALLARVFQSGADELRRSHLWALAGIAAFACSVVVWLSAVGVAYEPDYSRSVARIATGDLAPLFWGGVVIAGMVVPFGAHCAAKPDSHATAGLGAAALGLTGIFIGSVTVRIVMYAIATSVQSFIY; encoded by the coding sequence ATGGAGACACAATGGTCACTACTGCTATTCGCCGTTTTCGGCGGAATGGGAATGGGGATTCTGACCTACGTTTCCATCCATGTCCTCGCACGCATGGAAAGCACCCTGAACGATAAGGGCGTCATCGCCTCGCTGGCTCTGCTCTTCGTCGGCGGCGCATGCTCTTCTTCCCATATGGGCCACCCTGATAAAGCTCTCTACGTGCTCAGCAATCTGGAAAGCGGTATCTCCCAGGAGCTCATCGCCACCGCTATAGCAACCTGCGCTTCCCTGGCTTTGCTCTACACCCTGAAGAAGAAAGGCTCTTCGGAATCGACTCGCCGCATCGTTGCCTCCTTCGCCCTGGTAACGAGCTTGGCACTGCCCGCTATCATGGGACACGCCTATCTGATGGAAGCCCGTCCAGCTCTGAACACCTGGGCCTTGCCCTTCCTGTTCCTCTGCAACGCTCTTGCGATGGGGGCTTCGGCAGCAGCCTTGCTCGCCCGCGTCTTTCAATCCGGAGCGGATGAGCTGAGACGTTCTCATCTATGGGCCCTCGCGGGAATCGCTGCATTCGCCTGTTCAGTTGTCGTGTGGCTCTCCGCAGTCGGAGTGGCCTACGAACCAGACTACTCCCGCTCGGTGGCGCGTATCGCAACCGGTGATCTGGCACCTCTATTCTGGGGAGGGGTGGTGATTGCCGGTATGGTCGTTCCCTTCGGAGCACACTGCGCTGCAAAACCCGACTCTCACGCAACTGCAGGTCTCGGAGCGGCCGCGCTGGGACTGACCGGCATCTTCATAGGATCCGTAACCGTGCGCATCGTAATGTATGCCATCGCCACAAGTGTTCAGTCCTTCATCTACTAG